The segment GAGTCTGTAACATAGTTTTATATAAATTTAGAAAAAGCTGGTGCTGAGATCACATTGGAGTCAGCTTTTTGGTGTGTTTATAAGTTTGTGTAAGCTTTAAATCAAGAGCTCTCCCCTGCATACCGCGATTCTTTAATTCATAGAGCACACTTAGCCAGGATTTCGCAGACTTATTCTCACCCATCCACATACCCAGAACATTTTAACAGACCATTAGCTAATAGTAGGTCGATTTTCTCAATTGAACCAGATAAGTTAAAGGGAATCCTACAAAGTTCAGACGCTATCAAATCTACTGTCACAGATATCGGTGGTGGTCAGTTCACTAGAACAGTGATTGTTGGAGAGATAATTGGTAACTCAGCCTTGAAATATGGGGGTGAAGATACCGCTTGGATTAAAATTTTCACTGACAAAGCAGGTAATTTAATTACAACTTATCCTGTTCCAGCACCATGAGAATTAAGATTAGAAAAGGGTGATAGAAATGCAATACTTCGAAACAACATTGGATGATTACATTTGGGAAGATTTTAAAAGCTTAATGAGCAACCCTTTATTATTTAACAGCTACTCCGATTATTTTTCAATTTTGGTTGAGTGGATAAAAAAGTATAAGGACGATTTGGAAAATTCAGCGTATTGGAATAGGGTTGGAACTGTGATAGATGTAGATATAAAAGAATATATTTCAACAAGGCCAGAGATTTTGCTTAACCAAGAATCAAAAAGGATGTTTAGTTTGAAACCAGATACAGTAGATTCTTTTGTAATGAGGTTGGGTAACACACTATGGGATTTGGTTAAATTTCGTTCAGGGAAAGATTGTCCTAGATGTAAAGATGATGAATTGAATTATGTTGTTGCTGAAGTTCTAAAGACAGCGGAGAAAAAATTAATTTTAGAATGTGATACATGCGGTCGGGCGTTGAATATTGATGGAACGGAATGGTCCAATGGAGTGGCTCTCATTCATCCGGCAAATGAAACAGTTGTTAATAGATGTATAGATGCGAATTAGGCATGTACTATATTTTCCTTGATTGGTTTTATGCCTATCAAGGTTTCTTTTTATTGTCACTCCCCCATACATAAAATAATTTCTGCATTTTGTTTATTTTAACCGAATGCGTCTAGAAGTCAGCGATCAGTTGCACAACGAACCGATGCGTATGGCTATACGGGATACAGCAGATGCGGGGCTGAATATGGGCCTCTATGCTGCCGTTCACAGCCGCTTTCCGGCCGGTAGGTAAGATGTTTAAGGGAGCGGACATTGGCGAGGGAGTTGCTGCGCAAGCGAGTAAAAGTGTGGATGATGTGGTTGAGGGGACGAGTGTTGAATTAGCCAAGACAAATCATTAAAAAGAGTAATATTTCGGTATTTTGTTTGGTGCATTCAATCAGAACCAACTGCATCCCAATTACACACTTATTGATCGGGTAGTGATCGTACTGACGAAGTGAAGCAGGCGTCGCATCAGAGCGACGCCGCTTCCCTTACTACACAATTCTCAAGTCAAATACCTATAAAGCTTGCTCTCCACAGACTGCTCCAGTACTAGATTCATATGCACAACGGAAATCGATTTGCCGTTATTATCGAGCATAGACCCCTGGACCGCGCTTTGAGGATCGGGATGAGCTTTACCCAAATAATAGAACTCCGTTCCTTCCGCATCGTCCTTTTTGATGAATACATGCAGGTCGATTTCCCGCTCGTCTGCCTCAAGGATTGTTCGGACTTCTTCCGATTCCAGAGTTCGTCTGCTTCTTGTCGACCACTTCAACACCTCTGGAGAAATGAATTCCTCCTGATAGTTCGTGCTTGCTTCAACCCCTTCATGCTTATGATAGGTGACAAAGATGGGGCAGGTCTGATACTTCGTCTTGTACCCATACATGGTGGAGCTTTCATCACTCAGCCAATTGAGCAGCTTACAGGAATCCTTCCGGGAATACTTTTTATAGAGCGTAAGGTGTTCATGGCAATCATATTGCTCCGTGATATGTGAAGCGGTTTGGATGATATCGGCAAGCATGCCCCTAAAGTACTCATTGTTCTGCATGGACTGCAACAACACCGGATGAAATACGAACTGCTGCGCTTCCGTGAATACGACGACGGGGGTGTCACCATATTTCTTCCTTGTCGGCTCTGTGAAAAAGGACATGTCCAGCACACGTTTCACGGAATCCAGTGTTTGCGAATCCACAGAACATCTATGCTCACCAAGAGCGTGGACCCATTCCTGGGCTGTAACACGACACGCTGTGAGTAACTGGCTCAGCAAAACAATCTCATGCCTGCGTTTACCATTCAACACTTCCGCCGACAGCATAACCAAATACTTTTTCTCTTGATCGGTTAGCAGAGGGACAGGCTCCTTAATCTTTTGCAAAAAATGATAATAGCTCCCGTGCTCATCTGAGAAAATCAGCGGATCGATCGAGCCGTGCTCCAAGTAATCCAGGTGCGTAGGGATGCGGTTTAAACGATTTTTAAGCTGAATATATTCCTCTTTAAGGATCTTCAGCGCGGTTAAATTACTATTGCTGATGGATTGAAAGATCTGTTTCTTGGCAACTTCCTCGAAATTAATCGTCGAAATTCCATTGATAAAGCTCGTGTCCTTCATATGACGGCGGATATTATCCTTGTTCTGCGACTTATCTCCAGAGAGCGCAATCGGAATCAGGTAGTTATTCTTATAATTTCCGATAAAATCAATGATCGTCACAAATTCCTTACCCGCATGTTTACGTAGGCCGCGTCCCAGTTGCTGAACAAATACGATGCTGGATTGTGTCTGGCGCAGCATGACCACCTGGTTAATGCACGGAATATCGATTCCTTCATTAAAGATATCCACGGTCAGGATGTAGTCCAGCTGCCCATTTTCCAAATCTGTGACACAGCGAGCCCGTTCTTCTTGACGGTCATCTCCTGTTAACGCTACGGTTCGATATCCTCGCATATTCAGCAGCTTAGAAAGCTCGAGCGCTTCTTCTTTCCGGCTGCAAAAGATAAGACCTTTTACCGTCTCGCCGGAATAACCGTAGTACTCCATCTTTTCTATTAGATAGGCTACCCGTTCATCCGAAACGAGCTGAGAGAGCATTACGGTATCGTCGATCACTTGGCCATTATATTCAAAATCGGTCACTCCAAAATAATGAAATGGACACAGCATATCTTCTTCCAGCGCTTCTTGCAGACGAATCTCATAAGCAACATTGTAGTCAAACAACTCATAGATGTTGAAGTCATCCGTCCGCTCCGGCGTAGCGGTCATCCCAAGCAGAAATGCAGGTTGAAAATAATTTATGATGTTAAGATACGAGCTGGCCCCGGCCTTGTGCACTTCGTCTATTAAAATGTAATCAAACGCTTCAGGATCGAAGCTGTTTAGAGTGGAGGCTTTTGATATCGTCTGGACAGTAGCAAACAGATATTTGGCATCCGTCTCTCTGCTGCTCCCAGATAAAATGCCATAGTCTCGATCTTCACCACCAAGGATTCGCTGGTAATTGAGCATGGCTTTTTGCAAAATTTGCTCCCGGTGAACGACAAACAGCATACGTTTAGGGGCAAAGTTTCTGACGTCAAATGCGGACAAGTACGTCTTGCCTGTACCTGTTGCCGAAATTACGAGCCCTTTCTGCGCTCCGGTGGCGCGCAGATCCTGAAGATTTTTTAACGCGTTCATCTGCATCGTATTTGGCACAATAGAGCTGAACACCGTCTGCGGAATGCCTTCTGGAGCGAGCGGGAGCACCTGGCTCACATCTCGAGTGGCTTTTGTAACCTCTTCGTATAGAATCTGATAAGCATCAATCCACTGGCTGGACAAAGGGACGGATTCATCCCAGACCTTATTGAATTCACTTTGAAACTGCCCCAGGAGACCACCATGCTTAAAAGAAGTCAGCTTCACGTTCCATTCATAGTTGGCTTTTAGGGCAGAGGCTGTCAGATTGGAGCTTCCTGTAATAATGGTGGAGTATCCTTCATGGTGAAACAGGTAACCCTTCGCATGAAACCCACTCAGGTCTGATAACCGGACCTCTACGTTGGTAATTTTCAGCAGCTCTTTATAGATTTTTGGCTGATTAAAGTTAAGATAGTTGGAGGTCAGAATTTTACCCGTAACACCGCGCATGTTCAGGTCGAGCAAATGAGACTTCAGTGTAGCCAGTCCACTTTCAGTGATAAAGGCAACAGAGAACACGAAGGATTGACAGTGATCCAGTTCTTCCAGCAGTGGCGTCAGGACATAATCCTTGCTTCCTTTGTTATTCACCAGCAGCTTCGGCTTGTATTTGTCCAATGATTCCTGTTGGTGATTGATGAACGCCCAGCTTAGAGAATGGTTGAGCTGTTGAGTAGAGGTATCCATCTATGTAATCAAATCCTTTTGAATTCGGTGTACGGCAGGAATGTCTGCGGGTGCCCAATCCAAGGACATGAGCTCATCCGGATACAGCCAGGAGATGTCGACATGTTCAGTAAGCATAGGCTTTCCGTTTAGAAGGCGGCAATAAAAAGTAGACAAATGCACAATGCCAAAATCATATTCATAAACGGTCGTTTCGATGTGCTCGCCAATCTCGATGCTGCAATGCATCTCTTCATCGATCTCGCGCTTCAATGCAGCCTGTGGCGTTTCGCCTTCCTCAATCTTGCCGCCGGGAAATTCCCACTTGTATGCTAAAGCTTTTGTAGCCCCGCGCTGGGCACAGAGAATTTTTCCATTCTCGATAATGACAGCTCCGACCACATGGATGTTCTTTTTCAATTCATTTCCCTCCGGTCTTGCATTCTGGTAAATACATGTAGCTTTTAGTCTATTCTATTATATTTGTCGGTATTGGGGCTAGCTCGTGTGATTGAAAATTTTGGAATCGATGAGGACTTTATAACGATTTCTGGTTAATGGTAGATATAGTAAAAAGATAAGGGGTGAGGGGAAATGGATAAACAATTAAAAGATTTCCTTGGTGACTTAATTGTACTTATTCAGGAGAAATATAATGATACGTTGGATGTACCTGCAGATGAAAGTGATGAAGATAAATCTTACAGGTTGGGTTCGAATTTTGCTTATTACGATGTATTAGATTTAGTAGAGTCTCAATTATTATCACAAGGCATTGCTTCTGATTCTCTCAAGAAAATTTCACCAACACTAGGTGAAAAAATTCAAGCAGAGTCTGGACTCTGACGGTAAAAAGGAGGAGCCTATGATCACAATCTTGTTAGGGATCACGTCCATTATCTCATCCGTTATCGTCCTATGTGCAGGATTTATTGTTTCAGCATTAAGATCCGTTCACTATTCAGCAGGTATAAATCTTGGAGCCTTTGAGTACAGTCTGTTCAATATTAGCTTTTTGTGGATTTTAATACCCATCTTACTATTTATAATAGGAGTGTTTCTGCTCTACTTAAGCGCCAAAGATGCCGGTTAACATGCTACAATACAATTACACAACCAACCAGCAAAGGATGAATAACCCATGCCAGTATATAACAAGCTTGTCCGGGATCTGATCCCGGAGATTATACATAAGAGCGGCAAGGAATGCCGGACACGGATTTTGGATGATGAAGAGTACCAGAAAGAGCTGAACGTGAAGCTGAAGGAAGAATCAGAGGAATATTTTGCCGCGTCGAAGTCAGAGGAAGCTTTAGAAGAGCTGGCA is part of the Paenibacillus algicola genome and harbors:
- a CDS encoding DUF3427 domain-containing protein; this translates as MDTSTQQLNHSLSWAFINHQQESLDKYKPKLLVNNKGSKDYVLTPLLEELDHCQSFVFSVAFITESGLATLKSHLLDLNMRGVTGKILTSNYLNFNQPKIYKELLKITNVEVRLSDLSGFHAKGYLFHHEGYSTIITGSSNLTASALKANYEWNVKLTSFKHGGLLGQFQSEFNKVWDESVPLSSQWIDAYQILYEEVTKATRDVSQVLPLAPEGIPQTVFSSIVPNTMQMNALKNLQDLRATGAQKGLVISATGTGKTYLSAFDVRNFAPKRMLFVVHREQILQKAMLNYQRILGGEDRDYGILSGSSRETDAKYLFATVQTISKASTLNSFDPEAFDYILIDEVHKAGASSYLNIINYFQPAFLLGMTATPERTDDFNIYELFDYNVAYEIRLQEALEEDMLCPFHYFGVTDFEYNGQVIDDTVMLSQLVSDERVAYLIEKMEYYGYSGETVKGLIFCSRKEEALELSKLLNMRGYRTVALTGDDRQEERARCVTDLENGQLDYILTVDIFNEGIDIPCINQVVMLRQTQSSIVFVQQLGRGLRKHAGKEFVTIIDFIGNYKNNYLIPIALSGDKSQNKDNIRRHMKDTSFINGISTINFEEVAKKQIFQSISNSNLTALKILKEEYIQLKNRLNRIPTHLDYLEHGSIDPLIFSDEHGSYYHFLQKIKEPVPLLTDQEKKYLVMLSAEVLNGKRRHEIVLLSQLLTACRVTAQEWVHALGEHRCSVDSQTLDSVKRVLDMSFFTEPTRKKYGDTPVVVFTEAQQFVFHPVLLQSMQNNEYFRGMLADIIQTASHITEQYDCHEHLTLYKKYSRKDSCKLLNWLSDESSTMYGYKTKYQTCPIFVTYHKHEGVEASTNYQEEFISPEVLKWSTRSRRTLESEEVRTILEADEREIDLHVFIKKDDAEGTEFYYLGKAHPDPQSAVQGSMLDNNGKSISVVHMNLVLEQSVESKLYRYLT
- a CDS encoding (deoxy)nucleoside triphosphate pyrophosphohydrolase translates to MKKNIHVVGAVIIENGKILCAQRGATKALAYKWEFPGGKIEEGETPQAALKREIDEEMHCSIEIGEHIETTVYEYDFGIVHLSTFYCRLLNGKPMLTEHVDISWLYPDELMSLDWAPADIPAVHRIQKDLIT
- a CDS encoding nucleoside triphosphate pyrophosphohydrolase gives rise to the protein MPVYNKLVRDLIPEIIHKSGKECRTRILDDEEYQKELNVKLKEESEEYFAASKSEEALEELADMLEVIRSLATVHGSSWEQLDALREQKAQARGGFKDKVYLIDVDDNA